From Scleropages formosus chromosome 1, fSclFor1.1, whole genome shotgun sequence, a single genomic window includes:
- the cnga3a gene encoding cyclic nucleotide-gated channel cone photoreceptor subunit alpha, with translation MAKICTAQSYPSRSGTWVRDDLDHAEKGASRGTSLCEDTTSELQDLSSGTSGPPESHQSSFTGTGAMARLSRFIYILRSWASLRLTHEAERPDSFLERFRGPELREVSSNAQSSPGHPDGPRKRSKKEDKKEEIKEKKDEKKDEKKDEKKDEKKDEKKDEKKDEKKDEKKDDKKDDKKKEEPPKDVWIMDPATDLYYRWLTVIAGPAMYNLMMLVTRACFNELQEKFTTLWIILDCSSDVIYYTDTFVRSRTGFLEQGLLVKDPKKLRDNYKKTQQFKYDMISMIPTDILMLKFGYNNPELRFNRLFKISRLFEFFDRTETRTNYPNIFRIGNLVLYILIIIHWNACIFFAISKVIGFGTDTWVYPNISHPDHGRLARKYIYCLYWSTLTLTTIGETPPPVRDIEYLFVVCDFLIGVLIFATIVGNVGAMISNMNASRADFQAKIDSIKQYMQFRKVTKDLEARVIKWFDYLWTNKKTCDEKEVLKNLPDKLKAEIAINVHLDTLKKVRIFQDCEAGLLIELVLKLQPQVFSPGDYICKKGDIGREMYIIKEGKLAVVADDGVTQFVVLSDGAYFGEISILGIKGSKAGNRRTANIRSVGYSDLFALSKDDLMEALTEYPEAKKALEEKGKAILMKDNLIDEEVANAGADPKDLEEKISRLESNLDVMQTKFAKLMAEYTANQNKVKQRISNMEARVKTLHVEDLSEVVEDKKTK, from the exons ATGGCGAAAATCTGCACTGCGCAGTCCTACCCCAGCCGCAGTGGCACATGGGTCCGCGATGACCTGGACCACGCCGAGAAGGGCGCTAGCAG GGGAACCTCTCTCTGTGAGGACACTACCTCTGAGCTCCAGGATCTCTCCTCGGGGACCAGTGGACCTCCAGAGTCACACCAGAGCTCCTTCACTGGCACAGGGGCCATGGCCAG GCTCTCCCGGTTCATCTACATTCTGAGGAGTTGGGCTTCCCTCAGACTCACTCACGAGGCAGAGCGTCCGGATTCCTTCCTGGAACGCTTCCGGGGCCCTGAGCTGAGAGAGGTGTCCAGCAATGCCCAGTCATCCCCAGGCCACCCAGATGGACCTCGTAAGAGGAG caaAAAGGAGGACAAGAAGGAAGAAATAAAGGagaagaaagatgaaaaaaaggatgaaaagaaagatgaaaaaaaagatgaaaagaaagaTGAGAAAAAGGACGAAAAGAAAGATGAGAAAAAGGACGAGAAAAAAGATGACAAGAAAGATGACAAAAAGAAGGAAGAGCCACC GAAAGATGTGTGGATCATGGACCCAGCCACTGACCTGTACTACAGGTGGCTGACTGTCATTGCTGGCCCTGCAATGTACAACCTGATGATGCTGGTGACCAG GGCATGTTTTAATGAACTCCAGGAAAAATTCACTACGCTGTGGATTATTCTGGATTGCAGCTCTGATGTTATCTACTACACTGACACTTTTGTAAGATCAAGAACAG GATTCCTGGAGCAAGGTTTGCTTGTGAAGGATCCAAAGAAACTGAGggataattacaaaaaaactcAGCAATTTAAATACGACATGATTTCAATGATACCAACTGATATCTTGATGTTAAAATTTGGGTACAATAACCCAGAGCTGAGGTTCAACCGTCTTTTCAAAATATCTCGTCTCTTTGAATTCTTTGATCGTACGGAGACCAGAACAAACTACCCCAACATTTTCCGAATTGGTAACCTTGTACTTTACATCCTCATCATTATCCACTGGAACGCATGCATCTTCTTTGCCATCTCCAAAGTCATTGGCTTTGGGACGGACACTTGGGTGTATCCCAACATTAGCCACCCTGACCATGGTCGGCTGGCCAGAAAGTATATCTACTGCCTGTACTGGTCCACGCTCACCCTAACAACCATCGGAGAAACGCCCCCTCCCGTCAGAGACATCGAGTACTTGTTTGTCGTCTGCGACTTCCTCATCGGAGTGCTAATTTTTGCCACCATTGTCGGTAATGTCGGTGCCATGATCTCAAACATGAACGCCTCGCGTGCTGATTTCCAAGCCAAGATCGACTCCATAAAGCAGTACATGCAATTCCGTAAGGTCACCAAGGACCTGGAGGCCAGGGTGATCAAATGGTTTGACTACCTGTGGACTAACAAGAAGACCTGCGATGAAAAGGAGGTGCTGAAGAACTTGCCCGACAAACTGAAGGCGGAGATCGCCATCAACGTCCATCTTGACACGCTGAAGAAGGTGCGCATCTTCCAGGACTGTGAAGCCGGTCTGCTCATCGAACTGGTCCTCAAGCTCCAACCGCAGGTTTTCAGCCCCGGGGACTACATCTGCAAGAAAGGCGACATCGGCAGGGAGATGTACATCATCAAGGAAGGCAAGCTGGCCGTCGTGGCCGATGACGGGGTCACCCAGTTTGTGGTGCTCAGCGACGGCGCTTACTTTGGTGAGATCAGCATTCTGGGCATCAAGGGAAGTAAGGCCGGAAACCGGAGGACGGCCAACATCCGCAGCGTGGGCTACTCGGACCTCTTTGCCCTCTCCAAAGATGACCTGATGGAGGCGCTCACAGAGTACCCGGAGGCCAAGAAGGCACTAGAGGAGAAAGGGAAGGCCATCCTGATGAAGGACAACCTGATCGACGAGGAGGTGGCCAACGCAGGGGCCGACCCCAAGGACTTGGAGGAGAAGATCAGCCGACTTGAGAGCAACCTGGACGTTATGCAGACTAAGTTCGCCAAACTCATGGCTGAATACACGGCCAACCAGAACAAGGTCAAGCAGAGGATCAGCAACATGGAGGCCAGAGTGAAGACCCTGCATGTAGAAGATCTTTCTGAGGTTGTCGAAGATAAAAAGACCAAATAG